A region from the Raphanus sativus cultivar WK10039 unplaced genomic scaffold, ASM80110v3 Scaffold2622, whole genome shotgun sequence genome encodes:
- the LOC108832384 gene encoding uncharacterized protein At1g66480, protein MGNSLGSKKSAKIMKINGESFKLKTPVRADTVVKDFPGHVLLESESVKHFGIRAKPLGPNQNLESKRLYFMVELPRTWKERAPRRVRSGIQMSAKERLENLKLSRRSSSDLSVMKKEVDEEEREVMTSVKLRLPKWKVEKLRKESESGSDFSDKITALCLLNIQRQRLLHNGGRSFGIGDEEGVVKAQEVINSF, encoded by the exons ATGGGTAATAGCTTGGGAAGCAAGAAATCTGCTAAAATCATGAAGATCAATGGCGAGAGTTTCAAGCTGAAGACTCCTGTGAGAGCTGATACGGTTGTTAAAGACTTTCCCGGCCACGTTCTCTTGGAATCTGAATCCGTGAAGCATTTTGGAATCAGAGCAAAGCCTTTGGGTCCTAACCAGAACTTGGAATCCAAAAGGCTTTATTTCATGGTGGAGCTTCCTAG AACATGGAAGGAGAGGGCCCCGAGAAGGGTTCGGTCTGGAATCCAAATGAGTGctaaggagaggctagagaatcTGAAGCTGTCTCGTAGATCATCTTCTGATCTCTCGGTAATGAAGAAGGAGGTtgatgaagaagagagagaagtgaTGACTAGTGTCAAGTTGAGGTTACCAAAGTGGAAAGTGGAGAAACTGAGGAAAGAGAGTGAGAGTGGCTCTGATTTCTCCGACAAGATCACAGCTCTCTGTCTCCTCAACATTCAGAGACAACGTTTGCTTCATAATGGAGGAAGAAGCTTTGGGATTGGAGATGAAGAAGGTGTTGTCAAAGCACAAGAGGTGATCAAttctttttag